In the genome of Halapricum salinum, one region contains:
- a CDS encoding aminotransferase class V-fold PLP-dependent enzyme — MTVSESDHLDVERIREDFPILDREFDGTPLVYLDNGATSQKPDQVIDAISEYYRTYNANVHRGLHHLSQEASIAYEEAHDTVADFIGAEGREEIVFTKNTTESENLVAYAWGLRELGPGDEVVLTEMEHHASLVTWQQICERTGAEDKYIRIDDEGRLDMDHARELITDDTQMVSAVHVSNTLGTINPVSELADIAHDHDAYIFVDGAQSVPTRPVDVQAIDADFLAFSGHKMCGPTGSGVLYGKRHLLEEMEPFLYGGDMIEKVTFEESRWNELPWKFEAGTPNIAQGIGLAEACDYLDDIGMESIARHENELAQYALERFAEFDDVETFGPPVGEKRGGLVSFNIDSVHAHDLSSIINDYAVAIRAGDHCTQPLHDKLGVAATARASFYIYNTREEIDVLIDAIDDARQIFG, encoded by the coding sequence ATGACCGTCAGTGAATCCGACCACCTCGACGTCGAGCGGATCCGCGAGGACTTCCCCATCCTCGATCGCGAGTTCGATGGCACGCCGCTGGTCTATCTCGACAACGGAGCCACCTCTCAGAAGCCCGACCAGGTCATCGACGCCATCTCCGAGTACTACCGCACCTACAACGCAAACGTCCACCGCGGGCTGCACCACCTCAGCCAGGAAGCTTCGATCGCCTACGAGGAGGCCCACGACACCGTCGCCGACTTCATCGGCGCCGAGGGCCGCGAGGAGATCGTCTTCACCAAGAACACGACCGAAAGCGAGAACCTCGTCGCCTACGCCTGGGGGCTGCGCGAACTCGGCCCTGGCGACGAAGTCGTCCTCACGGAGATGGAACATCACGCCTCCCTGGTGACGTGGCAGCAGATCTGCGAGCGGACCGGCGCGGAGGACAAGTACATCCGAATCGACGACGAGGGCCGGCTCGACATGGATCACGCCCGCGAGCTGATCACCGACGATACCCAGATGGTCAGTGCCGTCCACGTCTCGAACACCCTCGGAACCATCAACCCCGTCTCCGAGCTCGCCGACATCGCGCACGACCACGACGCCTACATCTTCGTCGACGGCGCCCAGTCGGTCCCGACCCGGCCGGTCGATGTCCAGGCCATCGACGCGGACTTTCTGGCCTTTTCGGGCCACAAGATGTGTGGCCCCACCGGCAGCGGTGTCCTCTACGGAAAACGGCACCTGCTCGAAGAGATGGAGCCGTTCCTCTACGGCGGGGACATGATCGAGAAGGTCACCTTCGAGGAGTCACGCTGGAACGAGTTGCCGTGGAAGTTCGAAGCCGGGACTCCCAACATCGCCCAGGGGATCGGGCTGGCGGAGGCCTGTGACTATCTGGACGACATCGGGATGGAGTCGATCGCCCGCCACGAGAACGAGCTGGCCCAGTACGCCCTCGAACGCTTCGCGGAGTTCGACGACGTCGAGACCTTCGGCCCGCCCGTCGGCGAGAAACGCGGCGGCCTCGTCTCGTTCAACATCGATTCCGTTCACGCACACGACCTCTCGTCGATCATCAACGACTACGCCGTGGCCATCCGGGCCGGCGACCACTGTACCCAGCCGCTGCACGACAAACTCGGCGTGGCTGCGACCGCGCGAGCGTCGTTCTACATCTACAACACGCGTGAGGAGATCGACGTCCTGATCGACGCGATCGACGACGCGCGTCAGATCTTCGGGTAG